The segment TGGTTGACTGCGTTACGCCAAAACAGGGCCTATGAACAAGTGAATTCAGCCCATTTGCTACAGTCGGTGTAGTGCCCCGAGCTTGTTCACTTAAATATATATACCGAATCTGTTTgtcacagtgtttttctctaaaaaaaaaatcagtgaaCGATATTTTCAATCATAACTTATCAGGCCGAGTGAACAATCCAATCACCCGGGTCGAGGTAGGGCCCCTCATCACCCATTGCACTCTTCCTCTGATTCCTTTGTcacctctttttttttattctcaTTTATCTATTGTAATAAATAAATGTATGTGTACTCTCATACATAGCACTATGTGtcggagttataaaactccagcCGGAGTATATTTGACCCTTAACAGTCAAAGCATGGACCAAATGTCTTGTCATGAGGCATATTTCACTCGCACAATAACCTGACAATCACACGCGTGCGCGTGTCGTCCCTCTGGGAGCATCTTGCGCGGCAGCGCCGCCGTCGTCACTCCggccacagcagcagcagcaacaggggCAGAGGCGATGCAGGTTGAGCAGCTCGGTGACCTCCCGGCGGGTGGACGGGCAGCGGCTGCTCCGGACCCAGAAGTGCAGCAGCAGGTGCGCGACGAGGTAGGCGACGCAggcgcaggcgagcgccacgatGTACGCCGACGTCCTGACCTTCCGGCAGCTCCCCGCCGTGAAGGCGCCCATGAGCCCCAGCAGGTCCAGCACCATGGCCGCCTGCAGCGCGCGGACGCGGTACCCGTGGAAGCTGAAGGTGCTGCTCAGCAGCAGCATGATGATCACCAGCGACGCCACGAACGCCGTCGCGTTGCAGTAGAAGAACACGTTGTACCGCGCCGCGTAGTGTGCCTGGCATAAGTAACCATTATTTGGAGAGTGTGTTACATGCAGTTAATAGTATATATACATAGCTAATGCAGCATGCAATGCAAGGTACAGTACCTGCAGGACGGGGTCGCCGGCGAGGTGGCCATCGGCGTCGTCAGCCCAGACTCCGCCGGGGGGGCTGAGGCCGGCGTTGTAGGTGACCGTGGCGGCGAGGATGGCAAGCAGGAGGAGGTACTTGTGCATCCGTTCCAGGATGCCCTTGGGCCGCGGcggtggctcctcctccgctgaaGCGTGTCCTCCCGTCTCCGGCGTCATCTGATTTGGAGCCATGGATGATAGCTACGTGACGACGACGAGATGTTCTTCAAAagctgctagctagctaggcgcCTAACTAAATTTTTGGATACGTTTTATGGGGCACGTATGCACGCATAACGTACCAAAGAAGAAAAGCACCACAGGTGTGTCTTCAGCTTTTGCAACAAATCTTTTTCGTGTCATCAAGGTCTCCGATCATGGCAGGAAGGAATATGCTCCAGTTGTACACTACACATGATGTTGTTGTCTCATTTTAGACAGACCAGGGGACCGCAAACAAGATTTTGTTTTTACATTACACCGAGGTCTAATCCTGTTCGTTCCTTCCATGTACCGAGGACTAATCTTCTATGAATTTTCAGATAGTATTAAGTTAGATTTATTACTTCAGAAAATACGTATAGCAACAAATTAAAACCACCTTGGGAACCAGCTAAAAGGCTAAATGATTTGTCCAGTttattcccaaagtttcatgagagcactcacaatgcatgactctatcatagagtccataCCTCATAGACTCCATCTTAAGAAACCATACTTCCAATGCAAAGTTTGTAATAGTAGTTTCTACAGATAAAAACATTTATTATGCAGCACAAAACAAATTGATCTACTATGGCATATCACGTGTGATCCACCATACACTTACACCTCTCACAGGCGACCAACAATTTCATACGAGGAACACATTCCAGCAAGTAAACTGGCACTGTAAACATTCACTTCTAGTATATACTGGATATATATCGAATCACATTCGCATATAGTATATCATTGAACCGACAAACATACTCCACAGAACATTGATGAAAGTTTAGATAATAGCCTTAATCATCCATTACAATATATAAAACAATTAAGATGCAAAAAAACAGCCAACTATGTGAACTACCAGAAAAGAACTAAAAAGCATTCATAGAGAAAGGAAATAACGTTGGTCACAAAAGTAGTTGCAGTAGCTTCTCTGTCAAATTAACACCAAGGTATATATTCTAATTTCAATACATTAAGATTCATATGTCAAATAGAAAAAAAGGAAGAATATCAAATTCCTTGCAGATCTCAATAGActgagcaaaaaaaaaaacatctatAATCAACAGATCCACTTATCTAACTTATCCAGTAGAGGAGATGACGTTGACCACCATCCACCAACGGGAGAAGCACTAGTTCGAAGAACACCAGCAACTTGAGGAACACCGATGCCTCCAGCTTGAGCGTGGGTCAGCAGGTCGGGTGACCGGACCACAGGTCCCAGCAGCATGGACGGATGGAGGACGGGTTCTAGGGGTGCTTTTGCCTCGCCGTCCATTAAGTCTTTTTTAATCGATTTATTAGTGAGAAGATTAGGAGATCTCTGCGGTCACAGTTGATGGGGAGGAGATGGAATCGAAGGGAGGTATGGACGCACCTGAATATGAACCTCGATGGGAGATGGACAGCAGATTGTGGGAGATTAACGGGAGGGTTGGAGGGGACGGAGCCTGAAAGAGGCGTGTTTCCTGGAAATTTTGGCGACAACGGCGGCTTCACCTCCCCAGCGCACGCAGGAGATTGATGAGCGCCGGAGAAGACACACGCGTAGGAGGGAAGTGCGCGGGGGAGAAGACTGCTCGGTGGCACACGAGCGGaagagggcggcggcggcatacGGGATCCATAGACTCGACGCTGCCCTCACCCAACGCGAGTCTGATGGAGTCTTCCGGCCTCGAATGGAACGACGACTCGGCGTCTTATTTAGACGTCGTTTCTTCATTTTTTACCCTCTTTCCTCATTTATTagcctgccacatcagcaaagtgCCTATGTGGCAGTGTAATTAATAGAGATAGACTCCACGGTAGAGTCTGcactgtgagtgcccttatcaaGTTTCTGAGATTGGCGGCCAGTACTGAACTTCAACTATAGTTCAACGGTTTCGGTCAAAAACTCTAGTTCAATGGTTACAAATAcagttttatttttatagaaaGGATTCTTTTACTGACGAATCCAGTCCAGGTGCTAAACCAACTGAACCAGAAAGCTCAAGCCACCTCAACTCAAGTGGAGATAGATCATACATAACCAGACAAGTATAAAAAGACAAACATGATGTAGCATATATAGGCAGCCTTTATTAATTATCAACAGGTGTGTACTACAATTAGTTGCGGGAAAATAATGTGCACTAAAAGTACTGGAAGGCGGGGCTTATTGAAAGCCTCTTTGTAACTGTAGTTCCTACTAGTATGCTACATTGCGCTCAATCAAATCCCTGTTCACTGCCCCTCCAGAAGCAGAAAGCCACCGTGGTGCCCTCTCACGTTCTTCAGCCCTCCGCACGCGGCGCACAGCAGGCGCAGCAGCCACCGCGCTGATTGTTCCTCGCCGTCGTTCTCGTCTGGCTAATGCGCTCCTCGGGCTGCTGCTGCAGACTCCTCACCACCTCAGCCGGCACCGGGAACCACCTGCTCTGCACCAGCTGGAGCATGCAAGGCATATTTCTCATGAAGAACTTGCATATTTCAGCCATCACCCTGCAAAaatcaacaacaaaaaaaaaaagagcatgAAGCTGCATTCCATTCGATTAGCACAAGCACATGTATATTGCATATATCACACACCACACGTACTCTCCGATGTAGATGACCCCGGCAAAGGCAACGCAGGCGATGACGATGATGTAGATGCAGGAGGAGAAGAAGCGGGTGGTGCCGGCGATGTAGGCGCCGATGAGGCTGATGAGGTCGATGCAGGTGGTGAGCATGAGCGCCACCACCTTGGCCTCCGTGTGGTAGAACCGCTCGCTCATCAGCAGCACCATGATCACGAGCGACGTCACGAACGCCGTGGCGTTCAAGTAGTAGAAGATCATGTACCGCGACCAGTGCTTGTCCCGGAGCACCGGGTTGCCGGCGTGGTGGTGCTCGTTGTCGTCCTGCCAGAACCCGCCGGGCGGGTTCAGGCCGGCCTGGTAGGTCACCGACGCCGCGACGGTGGCCAGCACCATCAGCCACCCGCGCATCTCCCTGAACCACTTCTTGCGCTGCGCCACCGGGTCGTCGTCGTCCCTCGCCTCCAGGAGGAGGAAGCCCTGGAACCCCATGCTGCCCATCATCTCCTCTGCAGTGGCGCCACCGCGGCGGGCTCGGCCATCACAGTCTCTCTGGCTGTgcagcggcgccggcgccaccaACACCGGGATGCCGCGCTTCCCCGTCGCACTGATCTCCAGGGTCGTGTCGCCCGGAGCAGAGTCGGCCACGCTGATGGCTCGACTTCCCTGTGCTTCCTCGACATTGATCGGACAAGACATTTTAATTTGGGGGGTTTAGTTTGGTCGAGCACATACATGCATATGTTCCAAGACAAGCGAACTGTACACgttgcctatatatatatatactgggtCTGTGCCTTCCTGTAACGCCCTTGCATTGTGAGTATCGTCTCCATTGCAAGCTCTGGAAGCAAGCACAACTTTTCCACACCAATGTTACATCTTTATTAAAGACGACAAAACAAAGAATGGATGCATGCATACATATAGGATTGTATATATCTACATGCAGAAGAAAGGAATCGGACAATCCCATGCATGTTCCTCATGTACTGAAGAACCAAATTTCTACTATTTGTGTGACAATTTTCTACTATTGAAGAATCAAAGCAATAGGAAGTAGTatttagcttcagcaattgggtACCTTTTTATCATCCTATTATATTATACGAAATAGGAAGCTTCCTTTGttgtttttccttttgttttatTACAAGATGCATCTTTGTTaggcttttttttctctctctcttttatcCACCTAATAAAAATACAACAAGTTTTTGCAgtctttctaaaaaaaaatagttCTTTCAACATATATTCTGTTAACATTTTATCAAAACTGAAATTCTTGGTAATTGAACCGATTTAACCATAATTAACTAAATGTCCAGACCTAGAAAACCAGAAGCGCTGAGTATCATATCCCTGTCATTTGAATATTGTCAGCTCGAAAATCAGAAAGGGACAGAATCTTGGAGCCCACCACACGGTTCAACGAGGTGTTTTGTAGAGGTGGAAGCGAGGAATAAACAGGCACCATCAGTTCGATTGGTCGCTTTAATCGGCTACCTTGAAGCAAAGAACAAATCTGTTGCTTCTCCATATTtgtagggcttgtttggcacagctcaacttcattagtaaaactgttttttttagaaaatagcttcatgagtgactttctagataaagctgagctgttttggaaaaagtgtttgacaaaatagcttcaccaactacttcatacatagttgagagagagaaatgagggagaagctgcaataaactacttttttccagcttcatccGACTTATGTATTTGTGAGAGGAGGGGAAAAACAACTTCagccatgaagctgttttggaaataagtgtttggcaaaaaaaaacagctcacaacagctcatgaagctgttgtgagctgtaccaaacaggcccgtAGTTGTACGTCAGTTGGTTCTTAATAAGCTTTCGTCACATGTTCCACGGTGCAGTCACGCAGCCATCATATTACAGGTAGGCTCTCACAACACTGCCCTAGCTTTTCATAAAGACATAAATTTGTATGCTTTTGAAAATTGTAATGAGTATTCAATATTTGAACAATTAGCAGCAAAGGTTGACGCGAACGTCGGTCCCAAACTCAGAACGCTGGAACACACAGGTCCTAAATAGATCATAGAGCCCACGGATAACCAACATGCTTTCACGGTGGAGAGTAACAAAGTTTACAAACAAACCAGCAAATGATAGCTATCTCGATTATATAACGAAGAATGTCTAGTTTTCAGACAAACTAACAAGGCAGTCATCAAAGCTCTCGCACaagagggtccctatcggggcGAGAACGTTGGTAGATTGCCCTGCAGGTTAGTCATCAATTCTAGGGTGCTAACCTTGGTCAAGATCAAGAGAGGAGAAGCATCATGAGGTTTGGAAGAGATTATGAGAAAGGTTAGGTAAAAGTAGATTGATTTGTGTTCTATGTGATTATACTGTGCTCAATCACCCATGACCGTTTATATATAGGGTGGGGCAAACTTAACCCGTGGGAGGCTAAAATCCCTTGCAAATCATGTCAAATACAATCCAAATTCGAACAGTACAGGAAAACTGGCTTGGACCAGCTTGTACAGTCTAGAAACTGGCATGGGCTGGTTTTGATAGCAAAAACCGGCCTAAGCCGGTTTGAAAAGTACTAAAACCATCCTCATTGGTTTTTACAGAAAATTTCTTGGGagtattgaaagagcatctaggcccctaatgatttcggtgattaatgacattgttgtttactatgactaacgtgtgttttgcagaggcaaagtcataggtaaggtcatggtaataggtactcgatggacagggacgtacatgcctacttaatagtggaaatcgtttcggtcttcaaaggatggatgtacatcgtcaagactagactaggtctaagtgccatatggtgaagaagggcacttagagtagtttaggactttgttttcctttgaccgtactattaagaggggctttgatctagtaacttgacttaggcaagactttaggtttaggtgtggtgcacacttggtaaacctagcactaggtagcTCGGAGATAGTCCTTAGTTCGATAGGAGCAAACATCGTTTTGGAgcaatcgcgtttcgacgaagttagggtgcccaatggggcaccggacgctgcatcggatgctctgtgagtgcgtccggtgaggtccttagccgttggaacagtgccgtgcttagggttaggcaccggacgctggcaccagaCTCActaggtagcgtccggtcccttacctagggaggttgcaaacctgccctgagcaccggatgctagcaccggacgcaccgggtagcgtccggtcccatgcgcagggagcatgtaaatcttccccgagcaccggacggtgcaccggacgctggaagttagcgtccggtgacctgtcagaagcaagtacagttagccgttatgcagcaccggacgctcagtgcaacgcgtccggtgcaacataatgtgcgtccggtgaccccgttttcagtggaaaacggttggccgacctttggacttcgtggatagtatttatactcctccacctcgtccatgagagctctcttgcccatttgaacattagagaaccttgttgtggagcaagagagtagcaagagcctagagaggattgagatttgagtgatttcttgagagaatcctcctctagtgagttccaagagtcaagtgtggatccaccactctctagagccttgtttgggtcaagtgagagttctttgcgtgttactcttggtgatcgccatcacctagacggttcagtggtgattggaggcacgaagaccgcccgaagttcttgtgggtggctcgtgtcaagcttgtgagcggttttgggcgattcaccgcgacagagtgtcgaagaatcagcccatagagagcacttggtccttgcgcggaccaagggggagcaagacccttgcgcgggtgctccaacgaggactagtggagagtggtgactctccgatacctcagcaaaacatcgccgagcactttcttccactacttctttacattctagcatttactttgtgcttttacattcttagaattgccatgctagaataggattggaactaggttgcaaaaattttatccggtagctcgctagatcacactaggcacaacgggttgaattggagcttataggttgcttaaatttttagagaagcccaattcacctccccctcttgggcatcttgatcctttcaagtaTGATTTATTCATTTAGACTTTAAAGTCAATGATCTATATATGTTATCTGATCgtctcagagagagagagacaatgGAGTCTATTTTATTCTTACAAAGTTAGAAAACCAGCTCCCCTGATTTCTGCACACAAAGTCTGAGATCGCCTCCTTTTTTACAACGGTAATGATACGAACCGGATGTTTGTCCTGTCCGGGCGCCACGCGTGCGGGCCTACAGCCCAATTAGAGCGACAGTCATGCGGTTATAAAGAAAAAAAGGCCGGTCATACCAATGAAGATAAGAAGACCGCATAGTTTTCTTCGATACTCGCCATTTTCCACACCGTTGCTCCACTTTTCGGCATTGCTTGCCCCCGGCCGCTCGATGCCGCGCCACCATGCCTTGCTCTCTAGCGCCCCTAGACGGACGCCGTGTCCATGCCCAGCTCGCAGCTGCTTCGCTGTGCTCCCTTCCTTCCTCCCTCCCCCAGCAACCTTCATGCGGCCCGGCTTCCGCTCTCCACCGTAGAtgaggacgacgacggcgactcCAACGAGGTAGGTCGGTCCGTCTGTAGATCTGAGCCATCATCCACCTCCTTCTCTGAATCTAAGTCtttctcctcttcctcttcctcttctctAGATCTGGACGAGGCGGTGGCGGACCAGGGGATGGAGCAGTCTGCACCTCGAACCTATCCCCTTTcacgttttttttttctgttttttcaTGTTGTAATGTTTTTTCTAGGGATGTTGCAATGGTTTTTCTAGGATGTTGCAACAATGATTAGAATGTTGTAGTAGGGTGATTCATATGTTGCAGCAAGAGTGTTCTAATTTGGGATTGTTGCAATAGGGAATTTTAATTATTGAAAATAACTTTTTAAAAATGTTGAAGAGCATTGAATCGTGATTATTGAGTTTGTTCCATTTTTCATGTTTCATGGTTGATTTTTGTGATGTTGCAGTACTACTGCTTGAGTTGTTGTAGTACATATTTTTTTGAATGTTGCACTACACAATTTTTTGATGTTGCAGTATATAATTTTATATGGTGCAATATTTATATTCTGATGTTGCACTACATTTACATATTTTTTGCGATATTTGCAGTTTTTGAAGCGTTTCCTACTCCTGGGACAGGGGAGAAGTGAGGAACGAGCGAGGTGCGGTGGGGGGATGAGATGCGTCGGGGGAACAAGGACAGGGTCGCGGTGAGAGAGCAGAGGATAGAGCGATGGGGGAATGAGTTGTGTTAGAGAATAGGGACAGGGTCGTGGTGAGAGAGCCGAGGATAGGGCACGCCATGAAattgatcctattttgttctattCTGATATGTGGAGGCGGAGTTCTATTGAAAAACCATATACAGGGACAGGCGGGTGGATGGAGCGGCGTCCAAACGTATTTCAGGCGCAGGACGTCCGGGCGATAGGATAACCGTTTTGACAATTATATGCACAATAGTGACATTTTACCAGAACTAGTAGAAATTCATGTAACCAACTGGATTGGAAATGGGCAGGCCTCTTTACCTTAGAATAGCGACTCTAGCATTTTCTCTTACATAGCATGTTACCGTGAAAAATTTGATCACTCCATGTGACTCACTAATGTCTTTCTCCTTCGTCATGATTCCTTACAGCGTTAACAAGTAATTTAGCTAAAAACCTAAGCTTCAaattgttatcaccattcataTATGACAAATTAATCAATTGATCTGCATAGTATCA is part of the Sorghum bicolor cultivar BTx623 chromosome 10, Sorghum_bicolor_NCBIv3, whole genome shotgun sequence genome and harbors:
- the LOC8073749 gene encoding uncharacterized protein LOC8073749 isoform X2 yields the protein MTPETGGHASAEEEPPPRPKGILERMHKYLLLLAILAATVTYNAGLSPPGGVWADDADGHLAGDPVLQAHYAARYNVFFYCNATAFVASLVIIMLLLSSTFSFHGYRVRALQAAMVLDLLGLMGAFTAGSCRKVRTSAYIVALACACVAYLVAHLLLHFWVRSSRCPSTRREVTELLNLHRLCPCCCCCCGRSDDGGAAAQDAPRGTTRARV
- the LOC8073749 gene encoding uncharacterized protein LOC8073749 isoform X1, with the translated sequence MAPNQMTPETGGHASAEEEPPPRPKGILERMHKYLLLLAILAATVTYNAGLSPPGGVWADDADGHLAGDPVLQAHYAARYNVFFYCNATAFVASLVIIMLLLSSTFSFHGYRVRALQAAMVLDLLGLMGAFTAGSCRKVRTSAYIVALACACVAYLVAHLLLHFWVRSSRCPSTRREVTELLNLHRLCPCCCCCCGRSDDGGAAAQDAPRGTTRARV
- the LOC8076402 gene encoding uncharacterized protein LOC8076402 encodes the protein MSCPINVEEAQGSRAISVADSAPGDTTLEISATGKRGIPVLVAPAPLHSQRDCDGRARRGGATAEEMMGSMGFQGFLLLEARDDDDPVAQRKKWFREMRGWLMVLATVAASVTYQAGLNPPGGFWQDDNEHHHAGNPVLRDKHWSRYMIFYYLNATAFVTSLVIMVLLMSERFYHTEAKVVALMLTTCIDLISLIGAYIAGTTRFFSSCIYIIVIACVAFAGVIYIGEVMAEICKFFMRNMPCMLQLVQSRWFPVPAEVVRSLQQQPEERISQTRTTARNNQRGGCCACCAPRAEG